A window of Candidatus Nanoarchaeia archaeon contains these coding sequences:
- a CDS encoding DUF2080 family transposase-associated protein, translating to MQITRTVQQIGNGAHVYLPKEMTGKKVVVSLARKSMEEIETEILMILKKHLRHISGVYLYGSYARGEETPESDIDVLVISDVDIKKRVGGYDIISASQEQVEKTIENNAVLLLPILKEAKPILNEAWLDRPSKQRLTKRNTQWYIETTESSLKLAEDWIRERDTKVIDSIVYPLIMRLRGLILIGSLLHDKKYSHKQVLEHLIKGDISPDKANQLYRMYKEHRDTRPVSKNSLDYDDISMLYRVVYRHFCRIRSLWEKLR from the coding sequence ATGCAAATAACCAGAACTGTCCAGCAGATCGGAAATGGGGCCCATGTCTACCTGCCGAAGGAGATGACTGGGAAGAAGGTAGTGGTAAGCCTTGCCAGGAAAAGCATGGAGGAGATTGAGACAGAAATCCTGATGATCCTGAAGAAGCATCTGAGGCATATTTCAGGGGTATACCTGTATGGGTCCTATGCGCGGGGAGAGGAGACTCCGGAGTCGGATATCGATGTGCTGGTGATCAGCGATGTTGATATCAAGAAGAGAGTTGGGGGATATGATATTATCTCTGCGTCTCAGGAGCAGGTAGAAAAGACGATTGAAAACAACGCTGTGCTTCTCCTGCCTATCCTGAAAGAAGCGAAGCCGATCCTCAATGAAGCGTGGTTGGACAGGCCCAGCAAGCAAAGATTGACAAAGAGGAATACACAATGGTATATTGAGACCACAGAGAGCTCTTTGAAGCTCGCTGAAGATTGGATCCGCGAAAGGGATACCAAGGTTATTGACTCGATTGTTTACCCTTTGATCATGAGATTGAGGGGATTGATACTCATTGGATCATTGCTACACGACAAAAAGTATTCTCATAAGCAGGTATTAGAGCACCTCATAAAAGGAGATATATCCCCTGATAAGGCAAATCAGCTGTATAGGATGTACAAGGAGCATAGGGATACTCGGCCCGTATCAAAAAATTCCTTGGACTATGATGATATTAGTATGCTGTATCGGGTTGTTTACAGGCATTTCTGCAGGATAAGATCGTTATGGGAAAAGCTAAGATAA
- the gatD gene encoding Glu-tRNA(Gln) amidotransferase subunit GatD — MNPGDLVQITTSEETLEGVIIQRPELLGDDILVLKLDNGYNICIEKKKIQKVKVLKPYEKPKEKKLKLRHTKGLPTVSILSTGGTIASKVDYRTGGVYADYTAEDYVQMLPELAGIANIKARKVMAMMSEDIASKEWIEIAKEVKKELDAGADGVVITHGTDTLHYSTAALSFFLQGLPKPVIFTAAQRSIDRGSSDAFMNLICSVKAATSWDGAEVATCLHGTTNDSHCILNRGTKTRKMHTSRRDAFRPINELPLAEVPLEGSIRIVNASYKKRNDGKAALEASFDPKTALIQIHPEIDPSIIDYYVSKGYKGIVLSATALGHIPVNGPKSFIPQLEKAIKKGVIVAIASQTLYGRAHPLVYTNLRKLSLGLGCVFAEDMTPETAFVKLGWLLSREKDTGKVKELFKTNLTGEISERILPDSFLY, encoded by the coding sequence ATGAACCCAGGAGACCTTGTCCAGATCACAACTTCTGAAGAGACGCTCGAAGGAGTCATCATCCAAAGGCCAGAGCTCTTGGGAGATGACATCCTTGTCCTCAAGCTTGACAATGGATACAACATCTGCATAGAAAAGAAGAAGATCCAGAAGGTCAAAGTCCTTAAGCCTTATGAAAAGCCAAAGGAAAAAAAGCTAAAGCTCAGGCATACCAAAGGCCTGCCCACAGTTTCCATTCTCTCAACAGGAGGCACGATTGCTTCTAAGGTGGATTACAGGACAGGAGGAGTGTACGCAGACTACACCGCAGAAGACTATGTCCAGATGCTGCCTGAGCTTGCTGGGATTGCAAACATCAAAGCAAGAAAAGTCATGGCAATGATGAGCGAGGATATAGCCTCAAAGGAATGGATTGAGATTGCAAAGGAGGTCAAGAAAGAGCTTGATGCAGGAGCAGACGGAGTTGTCATTACCCACGGCACAGATACCCTGCATTATTCAACAGCAGCCCTCTCCTTTTTCCTCCAGGGCCTCCCAAAACCCGTCATCTTCACCGCAGCACAGCGCTCCATTGACAGAGGTTCTTCAGACGCATTCATGAATCTGATTTGCAGCGTCAAGGCAGCAACCTCTTGGGATGGCGCAGAAGTTGCAACCTGCCTTCATGGAACGACAAACGATTCCCATTGCATCCTCAACAGAGGAACAAAAACAAGAAAGATGCACACCTCAAGAAGAGATGCATTCCGCCCAATCAATGAGCTTCCTCTTGCAGAGGTGCCATTAGAGGGATCAATTAGGATCGTCAACGCTTCCTATAAAAAAAGAAACGACGGAAAAGCAGCCTTGGAAGCATCGTTTGATCCCAAAACAGCCCTGATCCAGATCCATCCTGAAATTGACCCCTCGATTATTGACTACTATGTATCCAAAGGATATAAAGGAATTGTGCTTTCTGCAACAGCCCTTGGCCATATCCCTGTCAACGGACCGAAATCATTCATCCCTCAACTTGAAAAAGCCATAAAAAAAGGTGTCATCGTGGCAATAGCCTCCCAAACGCTTTATGGCAGGGCGCACCCATTAGTCTACACAAACTTAAGAAAGCTCTCTCTCGGCTTAGGCTGCGTCTTTGCAGAGGACATGACTCCTGAGACTGCGTTTGTAAAGTTAGGATGGCTCTTAAGCAGAGAAAAAGACACAGGAAAAGTAAAAGAGCTTTTCAAGACAAATCTCACTGGAGAGATATCAGAGAGGATACTGCCGGATTCATTTTTGTATTAA
- a CDS encoding CDC48 family AAA ATPase yields the protein MTEIKLKVAEAVQDDVNKGIIRIDSTHMKTLGARPGDIVQLEGERKTVAIVDRAYPGDIGLSIIRMDGITRRNSRTGIGEQVKITKAQVKEAKKVTIAPAKKGIIVRTSPSYFKQGLLGRATVKGDIISLGGTRRRRTTMSDSRFFEDVFGMLDEEFMGFGFGDLKFIVVDTQPKQPVIISELTEIVFNPEAVEVTEEKIPEVTYEDIGGLDEELAKVREMVELPLKHPELFERLGIEAPKGVLLHGPPGTGKTLLAKAVANETNANFILINGPEIMSKYYGQSEENLRKKFEDAEKNAPSIIFIDEIDAIASKREDTHGEVERRVVAQLLALMDGLKSRGKVVVIAASNIPNSLDPALRRPGRFDREIEIGVPKQKGRHTILKIHTRNMPLAKDVLLKDMAAVTHGFVGADLSALAKEAAMIVLRRLLPELKLKDDEAIPSEMLEKLRITKRDFQEALKVVRPSAMREVLVEIPNIKWAQIGGLEEVKQQLKEAVEWPLKTPEAFRALGVSPPKGILLYGPPGTGKTLLAKAVATESEANFILVKGPEMLSKWVGESEKGIRKIFQKARQTSPTIIFFDEIDAIAPVRGASSDSHVTERVVNQLLTEMDGLDELNEVVVIAATNRPDMLDTALLRPGRFDRIILTPSPDALARLEVFKVHTSKMPLSNVDLDRLVSLTEGYVGADIEAICREAAIVALREDIKSKIVTQYHFEQAISRVKPSVTKEIEKAYHEIQEHFRSAQAKQMKEEKPSYMG from the coding sequence ATGACTGAAATCAAGCTCAAAGTTGCAGAAGCGGTTCAAGACGACGTCAACAAGGGCATTATCAGGATAGATTCAACCCATATGAAGACGCTGGGAGCCCGGCCTGGAGATATTGTCCAGCTTGAAGGAGAGCGAAAGACTGTTGCGATAGTGGACAGGGCATATCCTGGGGATATAGGCTTGAGCATCATCCGCATGGATGGCATTACAAGGAGAAATTCCAGGACAGGGATTGGCGAGCAGGTCAAGATCACCAAGGCCCAGGTCAAGGAGGCAAAAAAGGTCACGATTGCCCCGGCAAAGAAAGGGATCATTGTCCGGACTTCTCCCTCTTATTTCAAGCAGGGTCTGCTCGGCCGCGCCACTGTGAAGGGAGATATCATCTCTCTGGGCGGAACAAGGAGGAGAAGGACCACGATGTCAGACTCCAGATTCTTCGAAGATGTTTTTGGAATGCTTGATGAGGAATTTATGGGCTTTGGATTCGGCGACCTGAAATTCATCGTCGTGGATACCCAGCCCAAGCAGCCAGTCATCATCTCAGAGCTCACGGAGATTGTGTTTAACCCTGAGGCGGTCGAGGTCACTGAGGAAAAGATCCCTGAAGTGACCTACGAGGATATTGGCGGCCTGGATGAAGAGCTGGCAAAAGTCCGTGAGATGGTCGAGCTTCCCCTCAAACATCCTGAGCTCTTCGAGCGCCTGGGCATTGAGGCCCCAAAGGGAGTTCTCTTGCACGGTCCGCCCGGAACCGGGAAGACGCTGCTGGCAAAGGCAGTCGCGAATGAGACCAATGCGAACTTTATCCTGATCAATGGTCCCGAGATCATGTCAAAATATTACGGCCAGAGCGAAGAAAATCTCAGGAAAAAATTTGAAGATGCTGAAAAAAATGCCCCATCTATAATCTTCATTGACGAAATCGATGCAATTGCCTCCAAAAGAGAGGACACGCACGGAGAGGTTGAGCGCCGCGTGGTTGCCCAGCTTCTCGCCTTAATGGATGGGTTGAAATCCAGGGGGAAGGTTGTTGTGATTGCAGCCTCCAATATCCCCAACTCTCTCGATCCTGCGCTGCGCCGCCCCGGCAGGTTTGACCGCGAGATTGAGATTGGCGTGCCAAAGCAGAAGGGAAGGCACACAATCCTCAAAATCCATACCAGGAACATGCCCCTGGCAAAGGACGTACTTCTGAAGGACATGGCAGCCGTTACGCACGGCTTTGTGGGGGCTGACCTGAGCGCATTGGCAAAAGAGGCGGCCATGATTGTCCTGAGGAGACTTCTTCCGGAGCTTAAACTGAAGGATGATGAGGCAATCCCCTCGGAGATGCTCGAGAAGCTCAGGATTACCAAGAGGGACTTCCAGGAAGCACTGAAGGTTGTCAGGCCCTCTGCAATGCGCGAAGTCTTGGTTGAAATTCCCAATATCAAATGGGCCCAGATTGGGGGCTTGGAGGAAGTCAAGCAGCAGCTCAAGGAGGCAGTGGAATGGCCGCTCAAGACTCCTGAAGCATTCAGGGCGCTTGGTGTCAGCCCTCCAAAAGGAATTCTCCTCTACGGCCCTCCTGGAACCGGGAAAACACTCCTGGCAAAAGCAGTCGCCACAGAATCTGAAGCGAATTTTATCCTTGTAAAAGGCCCCGAAATGCTGTCAAAGTGGGTAGGTGAATCAGAGAAAGGCATTAGAAAAATATTCCAAAAGGCGCGGCAGACCTCTCCTACTATCATCTTTTTTGACGAGATTGATGCTATTGCCCCTGTACGGGGAGCATCTTCAGACTCTCATGTTACTGAGCGCGTGGTAAACCAGCTGCTCACAGAAATGGATGGCCTGGACGAACTTAATGAAGTGGTTGTTATCGCTGCCACAAACAGGCCCGATATGCTGGATACTGCGCTCCTCAGGCCAGGCAGGTTTGACCGGATCATCCTGACCCCCTCCCCCGATGCCCTGGCTCGCCTGGAGGTATTCAAGGTCCACACATCAAAGATGCCGCTCTCCAATGTTGATCTGGATCGCCTCGTCAGCCTGACAGAAGGCTATGTCGGAGCAGACATCGAAGCCATCTGCCGCGAAGCAGCCATCGTTGCGCTCCGCGAAGATATCAAGTCAAAAATAGTCACGCAATATCACTTTGAGCAGGCCATCAGCAGGGTAAAGCCTTCAGTGACCAAGGAGATTGAAAAGGCCTATCATGAGATCCAGGAGCATTTCCGCTCTGCTCAGGCAAAGCAGATGAAAGAGGAAAAGCCAAGTTATATGGGATGA